The following coding sequences are from one Vulgatibacter sp. window:
- a CDS encoding IS5 family transposase translates to MLQGVTDRNAFSNEQWERMAPLVASLHRRGPRGRSDRRFVEAVVWLLRTGSPWRDLPASFGRWGSVYQRFRRWAAAGRWEALRQALGADRAVDELLLIDSTIVKAHPHAAGARSGQSSEALGRSRGGFTTKVHAVVSSGGRLVRYVLTGGAARFAFNQALRLAKDALEAKRRGEDVFVPWTGFDQINSINKWKRSAARQAFRIRNKTSGGSSAVAVGDAGSPRSIRLPRLGLLAVREDTRKLRRMIARGRAKILFATISHETGGRWTVSLNLEAAALHPANRPEVVAAPIEVPPADRESAPRVRAPRIEPAGQDPQPPGGRDAVHGGADADPHGRSLADSSWAKFADALTYKLQWRGGSRPLLPEHAPLQRVLGGRRIDSTGGADLSLP, encoded by the coding sequence ATGCTCCAAGGTGTGACCGACCGAAACGCGTTCTCGAATGAGCAGTGGGAGCGCATGGCGCCGCTGGTAGCCTCCCTGCACCGTCGGGGCCCGCGAGGAAGAAGCGACCGACGCTTCGTCGAAGCCGTCGTCTGGTTGCTGCGTACAGGCTCTCCCTGGCGGGACCTGCCAGCCTCGTTCGGCAGGTGGGGTTCCGTGTACCAGCGCTTCCGCCGCTGGGCTGCGGCGGGCCGTTGGGAGGCGCTACGCCAGGCGCTTGGAGCGGATCGCGCGGTCGACGAGCTGCTGCTGATCGACAGCACAATCGTAAAGGCGCATCCGCATGCGGCGGGGGCGCGAAGCGGACAGAGCAGCGAGGCCCTCGGCCGATCGCGCGGCGGGTTCACGACCAAAGTGCACGCCGTGGTTTCGAGCGGAGGGCGTCTCGTGCGCTACGTGCTGACTGGAGGCGCGGCGCGCTTCGCCTTCAACCAGGCGCTCCGCCTCGCGAAGGATGCGCTCGAGGCGAAACGGCGCGGAGAAGACGTCTTCGTCCCCTGGACTGGCTTCGATCAGATCAACTCCATCAACAAGTGGAAGCGCTCGGCCGCACGGCAGGCGTTCCGCATCCGGAACAAGACGAGCGGCGGCAGTTCCGCCGTCGCGGTCGGTGACGCTGGCTCTCCGCGCAGCATCCGACTGCCGAGGCTGGGCTTGCTGGCGGTACGTGAGGACACAAGGAAGCTGCGCCGCATGATCGCCAGGGGCCGGGCGAAGATCCTCTTCGCCACCATTTCCCACGAGACCGGCGGCCGGTGGACGGTAAGTCTCAACCTCGAGGCGGCAGCGCTCCACCCTGCGAATCGACCCGAGGTGGTGGCTGCGCCTATCGAAGTTCCACCAGCGGATCGGGAAAGTGCGCCGCGCGTTCGTGCACCGCGTATCGAGCCGGCTGGCCAAGACCCACAGCCACCTGGTGGTCGAGACGCTGTCCACGGCGGGGCTGATGCAGACCCGCATGGCCGCTCCCTCGCCGACAGCTCGTGGGCGAAGTTTGCCGATGCGCTTACGTACAAATTGCAGTGGCGGGGGGGATCTCGACCGCTTCTACCCGAGCACGCGCCGCTGCAGCGCGTGCTCGGAGGTAGGCGAATCGATTCCACTGGCGGAGCAGACCTTTCGCTGCCGTAG
- a CDS encoding type IV pilus twitching motility protein PilT, with amino-acid sequence MARIDPVIDRIFQESAAALVFETGTAAFLLTASGNRPVYKQQLSTAQILGAFAEITPAELQGRLGNEPRMQFPYVAPGGAVEITVEARDGNIRVLVKPQPTAGTPSRGGVPYHAVVAAKPEHVAPKPQPPKAPEPVVQVTAPAGAVPVMLSGDPRKAMEQLLSLMLEKKASDLHLTSGCVPMLRVDGDIVPVNLYGTLPNERLQAILWSIAPQRNQEEWEEKKDTDFAYETEESRFRVNVFCDRSGVGAVLRTIPTKIMSAEDMGLSKAILDLCFLHKGLVLVTGPTGSGKSTTLAAMVDYINRNRSDHIITIEDPIEFVHPNKNCLVNQREVSVHTASFKNALRAALREDPDIILVGELRDLETIAIAIETAETGHLVFGTLHTNTAPATIDRIIDQFPPDRQEQIRMMLSESLKGVIAQTLCKKKGGGRAAAQEVLICNSAVSNLIREGKTFQVPSIMQTGRNQGMVTLNDALLELVKKEIVAPEEALKKAVAKGEFKGMLERLGHKLEAPEN; translated from the coding sequence ATGGCTCGCATCGACCCCGTCATCGATCGGATCTTCCAGGAGAGCGCCGCGGCCCTCGTCTTCGAGACCGGCACCGCCGCGTTCCTCCTCACCGCGAGCGGCAACCGCCCGGTCTACAAGCAGCAGCTCTCCACGGCGCAGATCCTCGGCGCCTTCGCGGAGATCACCCCCGCCGAGCTGCAGGGCCGGCTCGGCAACGAGCCGCGGATGCAATTCCCCTACGTGGCGCCCGGCGGCGCGGTGGAGATCACCGTCGAGGCCCGCGACGGAAACATCCGCGTCCTCGTCAAGCCGCAGCCCACCGCCGGTACACCCAGCCGCGGCGGCGTGCCCTACCACGCGGTGGTCGCCGCCAAGCCCGAGCACGTCGCGCCGAAGCCCCAGCCGCCGAAGGCCCCGGAGCCCGTGGTGCAGGTGACGGCGCCGGCCGGCGCGGTGCCGGTGATGCTCTCCGGCGATCCCCGCAAGGCGATGGAGCAGCTGCTCTCGCTGATGCTCGAGAAGAAGGCCTCCGATCTCCACCTCACCAGCGGCTGCGTGCCGATGCTCCGCGTCGACGGCGACATCGTCCCCGTCAACCTCTACGGCACGCTGCCGAACGAGCGCCTCCAGGCGATCCTCTGGTCGATCGCCCCGCAGCGGAACCAGGAGGAGTGGGAGGAGAAGAAGGACACCGACTTCGCCTACGAGACCGAGGAGTCGCGCTTCCGCGTCAACGTCTTCTGCGACCGCAGCGGCGTCGGCGCCGTGCTCCGCACGATTCCGACCAAGATCATGAGCGCCGAGGACATGGGCCTCTCGAAGGCGATCCTCGACCTCTGCTTCCTGCACAAGGGGCTGGTGCTGGTCACCGGCCCCACCGGCTCCGGCAAGTCGACCACGCTCGCGGCGATGGTCGACTACATCAACCGGAACCGCTCGGATCACATCATCACCATCGAAGATCCGATCGAGTTCGTTCACCCCAACAAGAACTGCCTCGTGAACCAGCGCGAGGTCTCGGTGCACACTGCCTCGTTCAAGAACGCGCTCCGCGCAGCGCTGCGCGAGGATCCCGACATCATCCTGGTGGGCGAGCTCCGCGACCTGGAGACGATCGCGATCGCCATCGAGACCGCCGAGACCGGCCACCTCGTCTTCGGCACCCTCCACACCAACACCGCGCCAGCGACGATCGACCGGATCATCGACCAGTTCCCGCCGGACCGGCAGGAGCAGATCCGGATGATGCTCTCCGAGTCGCTCAAGGGCGTGATCGCCCAGACCCTCTGCAAGAAGAAGGGCGGCGGCCGGGCCGCGGCGCAGGAGGTGCTGATCTGCAACAGCGCCGTCTCGAACCTGATCCGCGAGGGCAAGACCTTCCAGGTGCCGTCGATCATGCAGACCGGCAGGAACCAGGGCATGGTCACCTTGAACGACGCGCTCCTCGAGCTGGTGAAGAAGGAGATCGTCGCCCCCGAGGAGGCCCTGAAGAAGGCCGTCGCCAAGGGCGAGTTCAAGGGGATGCTCGAGCGCCTGGGGCACAAGCTCGAGGCGCCGGAGAATTGA
- the dusB gene encoding tRNA dihydrouridine synthase DusB: MNETMRIGPYELRNRWILAPMAGISEMPFRSLAFRLGAGLCPTELVSAEGLMRASNRTMRYLRFDPVWERPFSVQVFGGKPDVLAEASKVARDHGAQIIDVNMGCPVPKVTKSGAGCALMSEPSRAAEVVSKIAEATGLPVTAKIRAGIDAKSINCVEVGLALQAAGCQAVALHPRTRAQGYNGKADWSLIKALKEALSIPVIGNGDVKSVADAHRMLATTGCDAVMIGRGALGNPWLFRELEGGPPATVAERHAVVMEHYEAHLAFCGDERRAVHQFRKHLGWYARGLVGAAAFRSEAMRIEPAEELRVALDTFFANAEPDRRNQAEPEEEDGVDYRAAYG; the protein is encoded by the coding sequence TTGAACGAGACGATGCGCATCGGTCCCTACGAGCTACGCAACCGCTGGATCCTCGCCCCGATGGCCGGGATCAGCGAGATGCCCTTCCGCAGCCTCGCCTTCCGGCTGGGCGCCGGCCTCTGCCCCACCGAGCTCGTCTCGGCCGAGGGGCTCATGCGCGCCTCCAACCGCACGATGCGCTACCTGCGCTTCGATCCGGTCTGGGAGCGCCCCTTCTCGGTGCAGGTCTTCGGCGGCAAGCCGGACGTGCTCGCCGAGGCCTCCAAGGTGGCGCGCGACCACGGCGCCCAGATCATCGACGTGAACATGGGCTGCCCGGTCCCGAAGGTGACCAAGAGCGGGGCCGGCTGCGCGCTGATGAGCGAGCCCTCCCGCGCCGCAGAGGTCGTCTCGAAGATCGCCGAGGCGACCGGCCTGCCCGTGACCGCGAAGATCCGCGCCGGCATCGACGCGAAGAGCATCAACTGCGTCGAGGTGGGGCTCGCGCTGCAGGCGGCGGGCTGCCAGGCGGTCGCCCTTCACCCCCGCACCAGGGCGCAGGGCTACAACGGCAAGGCCGACTGGTCGCTGATCAAGGCGCTCAAGGAGGCGCTCTCGATCCCGGTGATTGGTAACGGCGACGTGAAGAGCGTTGCCGACGCGCATCGGATGCTGGCGACCACGGGCTGCGACGCGGTGATGATCGGCCGCGGCGCCCTCGGCAACCCCTGGCTCTTCCGGGAGCTCGAGGGCGGCCCGCCCGCCACCGTCGCCGAGCGGCACGCGGTGGTGATGGAGCATTACGAGGCCCACCTCGCCTTCTGCGGCGACGAGCGGCGGGCGGTGCACCAATTCCGCAAGCACCTCGGCTGGTATGCGCGGGGCCTGGTGGGCGCCGCCGCCTTCCGCTCCGAGGCGATGCGGATCGAGCCGGCGGAGGAGCTCCGCGTGGCCCTCGACACGTTCTTCGCCAACGCCGAGCCGGACCGCCGCAACCAGGCGGAGCCCGAGGAAGAGGACGGCGTCGACTACCGCGCCGCCTACGGCTGA
- a CDS encoding RDD family protein: protein MPLPDEQLVQRRPVGEEVPLDRRGGRRDGARAAAPAALAVDLSIDRRLVPRLTAAVAPPERAAKVARMRLDHEGAEALAGRLLVPLAQSAARALEPAFVAAKRAVSERMQRQRDDAGELLVEGRILEADGEGIAAFVAFGRALLAAPLDASPVRALERLAAAHGLRLALADLYDLVVAETESHPSSPTLRRRGAQLRELGAAQAERVETWEAARSAAVEAAAAGPRAVEACGVAPSAPLATSAAPAAEMPALAARVAEDLTAPAAEELATPVGDEASAPLVPALVARATAAPAVDRLPVGPSVVPLLAPVRTASPSPLPVGAAMESAPRPAGSSASFGAEATPEPLPPFVPPPLAAAPVPEPVATAAVSSGASDGFSLAAAPSPVQEQDDASISARRIALGRSSPDPADVPVQARLLAWIVDLAVVGAVPAVAVVAGTSAFSRPGLSVIDHLLYAAAQHPSIFVAAALLGLLTAFVYLTLGLAIGGRTLGDRLAGLRSVEVEHGTPPGLRLAAVRSAVAIAGTLAFFVSPLWALVDPNGEALHDKVVGTRTIRCV, encoded by the coding sequence ATGCCCCTTCCCGACGAGCAGCTGGTGCAGCGTCGCCCGGTGGGCGAGGAGGTTCCGCTCGACCGCCGCGGCGGGCGACGGGACGGAGCCCGCGCCGCGGCCCCTGCTGCCCTCGCCGTCGACCTCTCCATCGATCGGCGCCTCGTTCCTCGGCTCACTGCGGCGGTGGCGCCGCCGGAGCGTGCAGCGAAGGTTGCCCGGATGCGCCTCGATCACGAAGGCGCCGAGGCCCTGGCGGGCAGGTTGCTGGTACCTCTCGCCCAGTCGGCAGCCCGGGCGCTGGAGCCCGCCTTCGTGGCTGCGAAGCGGGCGGTGAGCGAGCGGATGCAGCGGCAGCGCGACGATGCCGGCGAGCTCCTCGTCGAGGGCCGGATCCTCGAAGCGGACGGCGAGGGAATCGCCGCCTTCGTGGCATTCGGCAGGGCTTTGCTCGCCGCCCCCCTCGACGCCAGCCCGGTCCGGGCGTTGGAGCGGCTCGCCGCTGCCCACGGGCTGCGGTTGGCGCTTGCCGATCTCTACGACCTGGTGGTGGCCGAGACGGAATCGCATCCCAGCTCGCCGACCCTTCGTCGCCGCGGCGCCCAGCTCCGGGAGCTCGGCGCCGCGCAGGCCGAGCGGGTGGAGACGTGGGAGGCGGCGCGCTCCGCTGCAGTCGAGGCCGCGGCGGCAGGCCCGCGTGCCGTCGAAGCATGCGGCGTCGCGCCCTCCGCCCCGCTCGCCACTTCTGCTGCGCCCGCGGCAGAGATGCCGGCGCTGGCAGCACGCGTCGCCGAAGACCTCACCGCGCCCGCTGCCGAGGAGCTAGCCACGCCGGTTGGCGACGAGGCCAGCGCGCCTCTCGTGCCGGCGCTCGTCGCGAGGGCTACCGCGGCGCCCGCGGTGGATCGCCTCCCCGTCGGTCCGAGTGTCGTGCCGCTGCTTGCGCCTGTCCGCACGGCATCCCCATCTCCGCTGCCTGTTGGCGCAGCGATGGAAAGCGCCCCGCGCCCTGCCGGATCATCCGCTTCCTTCGGAGCAGAGGCGACGCCCGAGCCACTTCCGCCGTTCGTTCCGCCGCCGCTTGCTGCTGCGCCCGTCCCCGAGCCTGTCGCAACAGCTGCGGTCTCCAGCGGCGCGTCCGACGGCTTCTCCCTCGCCGCCGCCCCGTCGCCCGTGCAGGAGCAGGACGACGCCAGCATCTCCGCGCGCAGGATCGCCCTCGGTCGCAGCAGCCCCGATCCTGCCGACGTGCCGGTGCAGGCACGCCTCCTCGCCTGGATCGTCGATCTCGCGGTTGTCGGCGCCGTCCCCGCGGTCGCGGTGGTCGCCGGCACCAGCGCATTCTCGCGGCCCGGCCTCTCGGTGATCGACCACCTCCTCTACGCCGCAGCGCAGCACCCCTCGATCTTCGTCGCCGCAGCGCTGCTCGGCCTGCTCACCGCCTTCGTCTACCTCACGCTCGGCCTGGCCATCGGCGGCCGCACCCTCGGCGATCGGCTGGCGGGGCTCCGCTCCGTCGAGGTCGAGCACGGTACGCCGCCGGGGCTCCGGCTCGCTGCCGTGCGGAGCGCTGTCGCCATCGCCGGGACCCTCGCCTTCTTCGTGAGCCCGCTCTGGGCCCTGGTCGATCCGAACGGCGAGGCCCTCCACGACAAGGTGGTCGGAACTCGCACCATTCGCTGCGTTTGA
- a CDS encoding endonuclease/exonuclease/phosphatase family protein, whose product MHRWLCRTFLAVILSQLCACSAYKSELRTAAIRRGTTQTNSLRVMTFNVRSCSEGIDRVAEAIQEASPDVVALQEVDNGTRRAGGLDQARELGRRLGLPYAVHIPATQMHGGDYGMALLSRVPVVSLDQRPLPVDRGMEPRVVARAVLLVDGVEVSLYKAHLSPMPQRSELRREQAAFVARLMAADERPKILVGDLNDVATSPAVRLLTSRLQDAWAKAGTGDAGTYPLPLLGTFRYDYVLASTEFEVQRSFVLQGDASDHYPVIADLALPVEWLATSD is encoded by the coding sequence TTGCATCGTTGGCTCTGCCGCACCTTCCTCGCGGTCATCCTGTCCCAGCTCTGTGCGTGCTCTGCCTACAAGAGCGAGCTGCGAACGGCGGCGATCCGGCGCGGCACGACGCAGACCAACTCGCTCCGTGTGATGACGTTCAACGTCCGCAGTTGCTCGGAAGGGATCGATCGGGTGGCAGAGGCGATCCAGGAGGCCTCCCCCGACGTCGTCGCGCTCCAGGAGGTCGACAACGGCACCCGGCGGGCCGGCGGTCTCGATCAGGCCCGGGAGCTCGGCCGCCGTCTCGGCCTGCCCTATGCGGTGCACATTCCGGCCACCCAGATGCACGGTGGCGACTACGGCATGGCCCTGCTCTCACGCGTACCGGTCGTCTCCCTCGATCAACGCCCGCTGCCGGTGGACCGGGGGATGGAGCCCCGTGTCGTCGCGCGGGCGGTGCTGCTGGTCGATGGGGTGGAGGTCAGCCTCTACAAGGCCCACCTCAGCCCCATGCCGCAGCGCAGCGAGCTCCGGCGCGAGCAGGCCGCCTTCGTCGCCCGCCTGATGGCGGCAGACGAGAGGCCGAAGATCCTCGTCGGTGACCTGAACGACGTGGCGACGTCGCCTGCGGTCCGCCTCCTCACCAGCCGCCTGCAGGACGCCTGGGCGAAGGCCGGAACGGGTGACGCCGGCACCTACCCGCTGCCCCTGCTCGGAACCTTCCGGTACGACTATGTCCTCGCCTCCACGGAATTCGAGGTGCAGCGCAGCTTCGTGCTCCAGGGAGATGCGTCCGACCACTACCCGGTGATCGCCGACCTCGCGCTGCCGGTGGAGTGGCTGGCGACCAGCGACTGA
- a CDS encoding zinc ribbon domain-containing protein, with amino-acid sequence MPLAEQTFRCRSCGHEADRDTNAAACLAQYPGVQWPPVAAKQAETKNVCREESAGAWARPTRGTVLVEAERASARRPRRAVLAA; translated from the coding sequence ATTCCACTGGCGGAGCAGACCTTTCGCTGCCGTAGTTGCGGTCACGAGGCCGACCGCGACACCAATGCGGCCGCGTGCCTCGCGCAGTACCCGGGGGTGCAGTGGCCTCCCGTCGCCGCCAAGCAGGCGGAGACGAAAAACGTTTGCCGAGAGGAGAGCGCTGGCGCGTGGGCTCGTCCCACGCGTGGAACTGTCCTCGTTGAAGCAGAAAGGGCTTCGGCCCGACGCCCGAGGAGGGCGGTGTTGGCAGCCTGA